Within the Hypericibacter adhaerens genome, the region CCGGTTGCAAAAAGACCCTGGCCTCGTGATCCGGCGCTGCAGCGCCCGCGAGCCCGGCCGGAGCGCGGGCCGCCGCGGAAAATGCGACGCGCGGCTATGCATGCGCCGATGCTTTGCATTAACATTTGCCCGCGAATGTCGGCGCCAAGCGCTTCGGATGATTTCCGGGGCTCTTCGCCATCACCCTGCCGGCCATCCGGGGTGAGGCATTACGCAACTGCAGCAAGGCTCACTGTGCAGCTGCAGCATGGGCCATTGTGCAACCGCAGCATGAACTGTTCGATCTTGAATAGCCTTGACGGGTCAATGACTCGGTGCAAAGGTTCATTCCCCCGATAGCTGTTCAATAGAATGAACGAGCACCTCGGGCGGCCGGCGCCACCGCCAGCCGCCCCGCTGCAGCAAGAAGCCGCGACCAGCCGGCCACTGTCGGAAAACGCAGGGAGGAGTGACCATATGAAGCTGTTTCGAAGACTGACTTATCTGTTGGCTTTGATTCCCTTGCTGTTGTCCGGCGCGGCAATGGCCGAGGGCTTGGATGAATTGCCGGCCGACCTCGTGGCGAAGCTCTACAACAAGGACATGCTCGATCCGCAGCAGCCGATCGGGCCGAGCGCCTATCGCGACTGGAAGGCGAAGCGTTCGCCGCCCTGGACCATCGGCTATGCCAGCTCCTATGCCGGCAACACCTGGCGCGCCATGGCGATGGACCGCCTGCAGAACGAGATCATTCCGAAATGGAAGCAGCTCGGCCTGCTCAAGGACGTGATCATCACCCAGTCGAACCTGAAGGACGCGGTGCAGATCCAGCAGATCCGCCAGCTCGTCGATCAGGGCGTGGACGCGATCATCGTCTGCTGCTCGAACCCGACCGCGCTCAACGCCTCGGTCAAATACGCCTATGACAAGGGCGTGCCGGTCTTCTCCTTCACCGGCTACCTGACCTCGCCCTATGCGGTGAATTCCTCGAACAACTACCAGCTCGGCGGCTATCAGGTCGGCAAGGCGCTGGTCGATCAGCTCGGCGGCAAGGGCAACGTCCTGGTCGTCGAAGGCATCACCGGCACCTCCGGCTCCGATTCGCAGGACCGCGGCATGAAGGCGGGCCTGGCCTCCAGCAAGGACATCAAGATCGTCGGCGACGTGGCCGGCATGTGGACCGACCAGATCGGCCAGGCCGAGGTGCAGAAGTGGCTCGCGACCCATCCGGGCCAGCTCGACGGCATCATCGTCCAGTCGGCGGCGGAGCTGGGCGTGCTGCGCGCGCTCCAGCAGTCGGGCCGCAAGATGATCCCGATCACCTTCGGCGGCGAGACG harbors:
- a CDS encoding ABC transporter substrate-binding protein, producing the protein MAEGLDELPADLVAKLYNKDMLDPQQPIGPSAYRDWKAKRSPPWTIGYASSYAGNTWRAMAMDRLQNEIIPKWKQLGLLKDVIITQSNLKDAVQIQQIRQLVDQGVDAIIVCCSNPTALNASVKYAYDKGVPVFSFTGYLTSPYAVNSSNNYQLGGYQVGKALVDQLGGKGNVLVVEGITGTSGSDSQDRGMKAGLASSKDIKIVGDVAGMWTDQIGQAEVQKWLATHPGQLDGIIVQSAAELGVLRALQQSGRKMIPITFGGETGALCYWRKNPDYLKESYQLWPPGDDIELIWNIMMRTLQGQGPKIQSILVDSVKFTYDDVKTRLPENCDENSDKWENVGIENWGGTSYLDQFFLHPADPEKYKP